ttttggtaaaacgctgctaaaagtcatataacccctaaaaccctaaacccccaaaAAATCATGAACACTAATCTATAACTCCTAAAATACTAAACCCCTAAACACTAAACTATAacttctaaaaccctaaaccccaaaaaacgtcacatggatgttgatgtgtatatacatatatatattaatgtaaaagcttatgttcataataaattatggaagcaatacttaatattgattaaatttattttttggtttatggtttaatatttaaggtttaaggtctatggtttagggttttatggtttaaggtttaatggCCATGGGTATATAGTATGTTAATCTCAAGTGAatcatattcaataattaaatcctaaaccctataattaattattgttatcaATAATAGATatcttgattttgataaaaaaaatattttttatatattaataaggtGTTATATTGTTTAATGGATTGAAGGGACATTTTGTggaaaatgttttaaatgataagtttacctttaaattttattaataatttttgtttatactattttaatatttatctatactgattaatcaaaatatatatgtatttatacgAACGAAAATTCTCTGCACTCATTTGTGTCTCCACGTTTTTTAATTGtaactcattttctttttaaaatatatattgtctccacgttttttcattttcttttacacaattattgatataacatcattttatatttatatattgcatggatacataaatatttatatttattcaatataaaaatatattgatgtatttttttaaatgtgtatgattaaatcaaaattaaagtttcaactatacatttaaaccacaattagaatttcacgtctacaattacacattaaaccaaaataaaaaataaactcaaaatttaaaaatttaaaatttaaaatttaaaatttaaaaataaaaaataaaaaaataaaaaacttaaaaatttaatatttaatattttagtccatatttcaattaaaaaattcaatattcaaaattaaaaaaattccaaaagaaaaaaaataaaaaaatatgttaaaaataaaaaaaaaatttaaaattaatcttataatggcgtttttagtgaaaacgccgcaaaaaaaaaaaaattaaaatccccAATTTTTGATTACCCGCTCGTTAGTCCCTACTCATTTTCTCTCGATCTGTTAGGGTTTCTTTTAATTCTAGGCTTTCAAGAAAGCACTGAGCCTGCTCCAAAAATGCTGTGAGAAAGAGGATCTGTTGGTTTAAGATATAACTTTTGGTTCATGAAGAAGCGATCCCTCCGCATCAAGATAGTCAATCGCTACTCCTAGAACCGGGGGAAGACTAAATGGGCGAAAAGAAGACATTCCGGGGGCAGCAATCTAAGAGATTTCAGAATCCCTGCCCCAGCAGCAGCAGCAACGAAACCCTAGAAATCTCCCGTTTCACCTCTACCTTGTCAATGTAAGCCTCTCCATTTTTCAATCTCCTGTTGCTCAATTCCGTTGTTACCAATGATTGCTCTGCCTACAGTTCCGTTTGCTTTCAGTATGAACCATTGCATGAAAATGCAAGTGCTAAATTTCctccttttcttcttttgaatttgaattgttaAGTGGATTTTCGCTTTGTTATCTTTTTAATTAGTGTGTTGGTTTCGATGTGGAATAACTGAATCGATTGAGAGTGCGCTGTGAGgtgaaagaaaaaggaagaacaaAAAATGAGTAGGCTATCGTTTACGCCACGCCCATTGGACATACACAAAAAGCTACCGATTGTTAAGTCAGTCAAAGACTTTGAAGACTATGACACTCCAACTTCCGCTACTCgcaattctcaaatgctccgtCTTGCTGCTGTCGAAGTTGAAACCGAGGTACCCTTTTCACTCCCTTGCTTTTCATAGCTCAAAAACTTCACTGTGACTTGGCATTATCCTTTAAGGCTATTTTTGTTGAATCATTTGATTTCATACTTCAAATTCACTTGCAATTTGTAATCTTAAAGTGAAGCAAAATCAGGGGGTTTAAAATTATTACTTATGCGAATGGAATTTGGTTTTAAATTCTGACATTTGCATTTGCACATAAACATAGTTTGCTAATAGAAATTAGGGCTTTGCAACAGTTGAGGATATTTTTGTTAATATCCATTTAGCAATGGATAAGAATGTGGGAATTCTTGCTATGGAAATCTGCTTCCCTCCTACCTGTGTTCAACAGGTGATTtcatctcttctttttttttttcctgttAATTTCTTCGAGTTTTTGAGTTCTGGGTTTTGGTTGGGTAGCTGATTCAAGGGAGAAAAATGGGTCAAAGGTGgaattttttttggttatttatgGTGAATAAACTGATTGCCTCCAAATTTAATTTTCTTGTggtttttttcttgttttaaaatttttaattgtataTCTGAAAAGTTCATCTCATTTGAACTCTATAATTTGGTGAAGTCTAACTACTGTTAAAGTGTTATGTTTGATTCCTTACTGGATCAATGGGTGTTAATTACAATTTTccctagaaaaaaaaattctagtttTGCATGATCATATGGTTATGAATACTTGTTTTAGTTTATAGTAGAATGATGGCTTTTTATTTGATATGTTATTTATTCATAGATTAATGTAATATGagaataattttatgatattcaTTTCTTTTTCCTACAAAACAGGAAGCATTGGAGGCTCATGATGGTGCTAGTAATGGGAAATACACCATTGGACTTGGACAAGATTGCATGGCCTTTTGTACAGAAGTGGAAGATGTTATCTCTATGAGGTTACAAATTCTACATTTTATATCTACTCTTCTTATATGTTATTAGCATCACGTAATATTGTTTTACAGTATGTATAATAATGACTAAGATTTGCATTGTatggatggttgaaatgaacacTTTCTTCAATTTTACTAATGTGGTTATGTTTGATCTGCAGTTTAACAACTGTTACTTCACTCCTTGCAGAATATAAGATTGACCCCAAACAAATCGGCCGTCTTGAAGTTGGTAGTGAGACTGTGATCGACAAGAGCATGTCCATTAAGAGCTTCTTGATGCAAATCTTTGAGGTACTCTTCCCCAATCATCACGATTTCTTATCTAGGATAGTTGTCCCTTCTAGCTGCTAGCCATTATACGGGGTCATTTTGTCAAaggctattttttttttgttatgctacaaaaatattGCTAATATTAGAGgaattcatgttaaaaaaaatagtattgAGCTATGCTAAAtggattaatattaaataagaaaaaaatatttttttaaactccaaattaaaagaaattcattattttcaaataataaaataaataaataaataaaactataaaataaaaaaaaatatcatatcatctATCATATTTCGGTCACacattgattatttttgctactATAATATAATTAATGAGACTAAACATTtggtttagttattttagttGTCCTCAAATCGGTTTAGAAAATGCTGTCCTTTCACGCTTCCACCTCTCTTACTGGGGTATTTGGTTTCCTGTAACTAGGAGAAATATACAAAAGGTGAAACAAGGAAAGCTCTTTACTGGCATAACTAGATAATGCCGTTGTGCAACTCGTAGAACTACAGTCTTTATATGtgacatgtatatattttttggttaaatctTTTCAATTTATAACTTCATATGATCTTCCAGTGatgtaaattaaatataatttgtaattgatatttttattttcatatttttatgttacctttaaatttaaaaattaaaaaaacacctgaataaatttagaaaaagaaactATATacttaaatctaaaatattaaaatcttgaagttttttattttagctaaaattttattagctttttatataatttttacagTTTCTTTTTTGTATAAAGTTTGGTCTTCTAAAAATCTTTCCTGTCTCAAACTCAACAGGTAGTCAATAAGCACTAAAACTGATTTTTCACAGTTTTCTTCTTCTATTTCAGGTATGTTAAGCTTCTCTtttaccccttttttttttattttctgtaatCTTTTGCTACTTTGGGTCTCCTGTAATATAAATTTCTTCTATCTTTATTCATTTTCTTAAACAAAAAACTATTAATTTAAGCATTGAAGAGTGATTGAAATGCAAACTTTGCTTGTTGTCCCTAGTTGCATCGGCAAACCATAGGTGCCTTAATTGAGTATGCCATCAACAGTAGTTTATATCCCCACTGGTAGAGTCTTTCCAAGTCAAGTAATTTGGATTAGAATTGAGACTACAAAGTATGCATGAATTCTGTCCATTGGTTCAACTCCCATTAAAATAAATGGATGCCCATGTTCCAACTCCACTGCTTTCCCATCTTAAAGCCAAGCAGAGTAAAAGACTCGAAATTAAATCTAGACATCTCCATCTTGTATGTGCTTCAGAGAATTGGTAAAGGTCGATAGAAACTTCAAATCAACAGAAAGATATCGAGTTAATTCTATTATTAGTTCCTATACTTTGCGAAAGTTATgcatttagttcttttattttaatttgaccaATACTTTTCGAATTAGTTAATTTTAGGCCCtgtactattttaaattttaaaattttagttattttcttcTTATCGCCTGCGTAGTTTGACTTTGCTACTTGTTTTTAGCTTTGCTgccatttatcatctttttttttattttttaaattcttgtaTTTGCTCTAGTTTTGCTGCGTGATTGTTTGtctattttgtgtttttttgttGTTAGTTTCACTAAGTTATATATGCAGGCATTGCAATACTTTGGCTTCATCTAAAGCTTGAACCAGCCCTCTGTTGtatattgtttcttcttcttttctgatCTTTTTCCTTTGATTAATGAGATGTGGTGATGATTTGGCATTATTTTCTCACCAGGATGAATTATGTTTTAGAAATTCTAATACTTTGTGTGTCTGTGTgtgtatttttttatgtattaaattacatattgaatcaatgtttatgtattaaatttaaattcattaatttttatacttagttttgaagtttaaattttaatggaaaatttaatttaattaatattttttatttatccttaaatgtatatagtttaaagttcaaatttcaaaaattaaacataatataatatttaacatagaaataaatattatttaattaaaataaaataaattttttaatatcataatttttagcggcgtttgtgagaaaagtGCTACaaaaggtcatgatctttagcggcgtttgtgaaaaaagtgccgctaaaggtcatggtctttagcggcgtttgcgaaaaaagcgccgctaaaggtcatggtctttagcgactttttttcaaaaaaacgccactaatttttgCTGCGTTGCATATAGCGACATTTtccaagcgccgctaaaagtattagcggtgcttaaaaacgccgctaaaggtaaaagacgccgctaaaagtctattttcctgtagtgattatcatttttacttaatacttatgtgtatatatatatgttatatagtattattaataatttaatattattattttattaatgtatttttatatcatatatgtattcttttaatgtatatacattatactCCATATTACGCATATATGTATTAGTATTAtcatgaatatttattttttaaacattatgtatatatatattttatgtacattatgtatatattttaatatattatgcgTATATTTCGTTTtgtatattacgtatatattatgtatatgcttttaatattattatatacttatttttatttttattttttaatatatattatatgatattgttaattgttttttcttttctcttttgcatcattatcatttctaatatacATGTGTGTCGTATATTCCTTtacatatattatgtatatatcgtTAGGATTATTAGTTATATGTATTTATCCCATTTCATGTACACATTATGTATACACATTcaatattatcatatatttaattttaatatatatttatataatgtttctttattattatcattatctctctattgttagtattattattacACATTCCATTATCATCACTATTGTATTAttacttttataacattttttatatataattatctaTACACCATTGCTTTTATACTAActaataatatacatatacacatttttGCGTACTTATTttgcttatatatattattactcACATTATTATCGTTTCATCacctatttatttatatctttgtAAATTCTTTCAAACCTTAAATTATTCATTATTtgtatcatcattattattactaacatatatatatactatgtaGTTTTTATTATATTACGTATACATTGGTATATACATACCATGCATATGTGTCTTTTAATATCGtactattattatgtatatatatattcctatATTCTTATCACTTCTATTA
The Gossypium hirsutum isolate 1008001.06 chromosome A07, Gossypium_hirsutum_v2.1, whole genome shotgun sequence genome window above contains:
- the LOC107936610 gene encoding hydroxymethylglutaryl-CoA synthase isoform X1; the protein is MSRLSFTPRPLDIHKKLPIVKSVKDFEDYDTPTSATRNSQMLRLAAVEVETEEALEAHDGASNGKYTIGLGQDCMAFCTEVEDVISMSLTTVTSLLAEYKIDPKQIGRLEVGSETVIDKSMSIKSFLMQIFEVVNKH
- the LOC107936610 gene encoding hydroxymethylglutaryl-CoA synthase isoform X2; the encoded protein is MDKNVGILAMEICFPPTCVQQEALEAHDGASNGKYTIGLGQDCMAFCTEVEDVISMSLTTVTSLLAEYKIDPKQIGRLEVGSETVIDKSMSIKSFLMQIFEVVNKH